A single region of the Fibrobacter sp. genome encodes:
- a CDS encoding glycosyltransferase family 2 protein, whose translation MSGRTAIILVTFNGWEMTRNCLNDLAAQLGDSAHFVVAVADNASTDKTVENIRKDFPAVHLYASPTNVGFGAANNLAIKGLLRDGESFDAVCLLNNDTRLKPDTLPQLRLAWEQAQKMAEGEGGKYALVAPTVKNPDGSKQPNYFAGLGPEGIGSLKFFTNAFRNENGAAKILQGVPQATSQASLAEVHWTSAVCWMFGKDLFDAICKDNTEGKFFDEKIFMYYEDADAALRARRLGTRFFIAGDIPLTHLGGGSAQNNTRRALQHDRAQQYVFKKHFGFRGFLLSKSFRFCRSLVRIVASLPRCIGTRNGETRAYIKHHFTLMKTALW comes from the coding sequence ATGAGCGGAAGGACTGCCATAATTCTCGTGACCTTCAACGGTTGGGAAATGACCCGGAACTGTCTGAACGACCTGGCAGCGCAGCTAGGCGATTCCGCGCATTTCGTTGTCGCGGTCGCCGACAACGCGAGTACCGACAAAACCGTCGAGAACATCCGCAAAGACTTCCCCGCCGTACACCTGTACGCAAGTCCGACGAACGTCGGATTCGGCGCGGCGAACAACCTCGCCATCAAAGGGCTCCTCCGCGACGGAGAATCGTTCGATGCCGTATGCCTGCTCAACAACGACACCAGGCTAAAACCGGATACCCTTCCGCAGCTGCGGCTCGCCTGGGAACAGGCGCAAAAAATGGCCGAAGGCGAAGGCGGCAAATACGCCCTCGTAGCTCCAACCGTAAAGAATCCGGACGGAAGCAAGCAGCCGAACTATTTCGCGGGACTCGGGCCCGAAGGAATCGGGAGCCTGAAGTTTTTCACGAACGCCTTCCGAAACGAGAACGGCGCCGCCAAAATTTTGCAGGGTGTCCCGCAGGCGACTTCGCAGGCATCCCTCGCCGAAGTCCACTGGACCTCGGCGGTATGCTGGATGTTCGGGAAAGACCTCTTCGACGCCATCTGCAAGGATAATACCGAAGGCAAATTCTTCGACGAGAAAATCTTCATGTACTACGAAGATGCAGACGCAGCCCTCCGCGCGCGCCGTCTCGGCACAAGATTTTTCATCGCGGGCGACATTCCCCTCACGCACCTGGGGGGCGGTTCCGCCCAGAACAATACGAGACGCGCACTGCAGCACGACCGCGCGCAGCAGTACGTATTCAAGAAACATTTCGGCTTCCGCGGATTCCTGCTTTCCAAATCGTTCCGCTTCTGCCGCAGCCTCGTACGCATCGTTGCAAGCCTTCCCCGCTGCATCGGCACCAGAAACGGGGAAACACGTGCATACATCAAGCATCATTTCACCCTGATGAAGACAGCCCTATGGTAA